A single window of Streptomyces griseoviridis DNA harbors:
- a CDS encoding DUF3492 domain-containing protein: protein MRIGLLTEGGYPYLSGETRLWCDRLVRGLGQHEFEIYALSRTERQEDEGWLPLPPQVDRVRTAPLWTTEAATDGRTPYGRRARRRFADCYGDLAATLCAGGVGDPATTSTEGSALEADRFGNALYALAELARVEGGLPTALRSETAVRALERACRAPGARRAAREARVPDLLAVAAHLERALRPLSLDWYEDDALGAVDLCHAASGGAAALPGLLARHFFGVPLLVTEYGVRLRAHYLAAPDAPPAVRALLAAFHGRLAAETYGRAAAVTPGNAHARRWQERCGADRAKLRTVHPGMDAAPFTEIGEAPECADPGTVVWVGRVEPAKDLVCLLHAFAEVRAAEPGTRLRIVGTPAGAEGAAYLGHCRALAAQLFPDEAEGPHTVGDNPVSFEEVGGPELPTLADAYGSGAVTVLSSVVEGFPAGLVEAMFCARATVSTDVGAVVEVIGGTGLVVPPRNPRALAEACVALLRDPARRARLGAAARARALELFTVEQNTTAFHDLYLEIVSHTPVRRLVLDGAGEPVPFAAPAESHIPGRWAGPAPRAVPRGGPSWATGTTRTAGGFPAAEGA from the coding sequence GTGCGCATAGGACTGCTTACGGAGGGTGGCTATCCGTATCTGAGCGGTGAGACAAGGCTCTGGTGCGACCGGCTCGTGCGCGGGCTCGGGCAGCACGAGTTCGAGATCTACGCGCTCAGCCGCACCGAACGCCAGGAGGACGAGGGCTGGCTCCCGCTGCCGCCCCAGGTCGACCGCGTGCGCACCGCCCCGCTGTGGACCACCGAGGCCGCCACCGACGGCCGCACCCCCTACGGCCGCCGCGCGCGCCGCCGGTTCGCCGACTGCTACGGCGACCTGGCCGCCACCCTGTGCGCGGGCGGTGTCGGCGACCCGGCCACCACTTCGACGGAGGGCTCCGCCCTTGAGGCGGACCGTTTCGGCAACGCTCTGTACGCGCTCGCCGAACTCGCCCGCGTCGAAGGCGGCCTGCCGACCGCCCTCCGCTCCGAGACCGCCGTACGCGCCCTGGAACGCGCCTGTCGTGCGCCCGGCGCCCGGCGCGCGGCCCGCGAGGCCCGCGTCCCCGACCTCCTCGCCGTCGCCGCCCACCTCGAACGCGCCCTGCGCCCCCTCTCCCTCGACTGGTACGAGGACGACGCCCTCGGCGCCGTAGACCTGTGCCACGCGGCCTCCGGCGGCGCCGCCGCCCTGCCGGGACTCCTCGCCCGGCACTTCTTCGGCGTGCCCCTGCTGGTCACCGAGTACGGGGTCAGGCTGCGCGCCCACTACCTCGCCGCCCCCGACGCCCCGCCCGCCGTACGGGCGCTGCTCGCCGCCTTCCACGGCCGCCTCGCCGCCGAGACCTACGGCAGGGCCGCCGCCGTCACGCCCGGCAACGCGCACGCCCGCCGCTGGCAGGAACGCTGCGGCGCCGACCGTGCCAAGCTGCGCACCGTCCACCCCGGCATGGACGCCGCGCCCTTCACCGAGATCGGCGAGGCCCCGGAGTGCGCCGACCCCGGCACCGTCGTCTGGGTCGGCCGCGTCGAGCCCGCCAAGGACCTCGTCTGTCTGCTGCACGCCTTCGCCGAGGTGCGCGCGGCGGAGCCCGGCACCCGGCTGCGGATCGTCGGCACGCCGGCCGGCGCGGAGGGCGCCGCCTACCTCGGCCACTGCCGGGCACTCGCCGCGCAGCTCTTTCCCGACGAGGCCGAGGGGCCGCACACCGTCGGCGACAACCCCGTCTCCTTCGAGGAGGTCGGCGGCCCGGAGCTCCCGACGCTCGCCGACGCCTACGGCTCGGGCGCGGTCACCGTCCTCTCCAGCGTGGTCGAGGGCTTCCCCGCCGGTCTCGTGGAGGCCATGTTCTGCGCGCGGGCGACCGTCTCCACGGACGTCGGCGCGGTCGTCGAGGTCATCGGCGGGACCGGTCTCGTCGTACCGCCGCGCAACCCCAGGGCGCTCGCGGAGGCGTGCGTGGCGCTGCTGCGCGACCCCGCGCGCCGTGCGCGACTCGGCGCCGCCGCGCGCGCCCGAGCGCTCGAACTGTTCACCGTCGAGCAGAACACCACCGCGTTCCACGACCTCTATCTGGAGATCGTCTCGCACACGCCGGTGCGGCGGCTCGTCCTCGACGGCGCCGGTGAGCCCGTGCCGTTCGCGGCTCCCGCCGAGTCCCACATCCCCGGCCGCTGGGCGGGGCCGGCACCTCGCGCGGTGCCGCGCGGCGGGCCCAGCTGGGCGACGGGCACGACACGTACGGCCGGCGGCTTTCCGGCCGCGGAGGGGGCGTGA